A single genomic interval of Helianthus annuus cultivar XRQ/B chromosome 6, HanXRQr2.0-SUNRISE, whole genome shotgun sequence harbors:
- the LOC110940230 gene encoding tetrahydrocannabinolic acid synthase, which produces MKKSHLVFLLVLTLSFFVSRGASSPNDLDTSEDFLSCLQSKTNSVTSVSQLVFTPLNSSFQSIWQARVNNLRFIKPSTPKPSVIVTPVNDTQIQTALFCTKKHGYEIRIRSGGHDFEGVSYSAVVPFVMLDLINMKSIDVDVENMTAWVQAGALLGELYYSISQKTNTLYFPAGVCPTVGVGGYMGGGGYGNLVRKYGTAADNVVDVRFMDVNGNILDRKSMGEDLFWALRGGGASSFGIVLAWKLGLVPVPEIVTVFRVTKTLEENGTDIFYKYQYVAPSMDRDLIIRVQIFSEFIGNTTNKTIRMFFEGVYLGKTDTFLQLLDKNFPELNVRRENCEEMSMVQSSLVLADQGFTSSTPTEAIANQSAIKKLWNYKAKLDYVRTPIPKSELIKIWRKMFENDGSELLMVYAFGGKMEEYSDTATPYPHRAGVLYQLFKTVRFNDQTSDTTPASLRRLAWLQGFDTFLEPYVSKNPREAYLNYLDLDLGVGSETYEEASIWGERYWKKENFKKLIRIKAQVDPQNFFRHPQSIPVFN; this is translated from the coding sequence ATGAAGAAGTCTCACCTTGTGTTCCTCTTGGTTCTAACTCTTAGTTTTTTTGTTTCACGGGGGGCCTCATCTCCCAATGATCTTGATACTTCAGAAGATTTCTTAAGCTGCCTCCAATCCAAAACCAACAGTGTCACCTCCGTCTCTCAACTCGTTTTCACCCCCCTCAATTCTTCTTTCCAGTCCATTTGGCAAGCTAGAGTCAACAATCTTAGGTTCATCAAACCCTCCACCCCTAAACCGTCCGTCATCGTGACTCCCGTCAACGATACGCAGATCCAAACAGCTCTTTTCTGTACCAAAAAACACGGATACGAGATCAGGATCAGGTCGGGAGGACATGACTTCGAAGGCGTCTCGTATTCTGCTGTAGTTCCCTTTGTCATGCTTGATCTCATCAACATGAAGTCTATAGATGTGGATGTTGAAAACATGACTGCATGGGTTCAGGCTGGCGCGCTGCTTGGTGAACTCTACTATAGTATTTCTCAAAAGACCAACACCTTGTACTTCCCGGCTGGTGTGTGTCCCACGGTGGGTGTGGGCGGGTATATGGGCGGTGGAGGGTATGGAAACCTGGTGAGGAAATATGGGACAGCTGCTGATAATGTTGTGGATGTTCGGTTCATGGATGTTAATGGAAATATTCTGGACAGGAAGTCGATGGGTGAAGATTTGTTTTGGGCGCTTCGCGGTGGTGGTGCTTCCAGCTTTGGAATAGTTCTTGCATGGAAGCTGGGATTGGTGCCAGTGCCGGAGATCGTGACAGTTTTTCGGGTGACTAAAACACTTGAAGAAAACGGGACAGATATTTTCTATAAATATCAATATGTAGCACCAAGTATGGATCGGGATTTGATTATAAGAGTTCAGATATTCAGCGAATTTATAGGCAACACAACAAACAAAACGATACGAATGTTTTTTGAAGGAGTTTATCTTGGCAAAACTGACACATTCCTTCAATTGCTAGACAAAAACTTTCCGGAGCTCAATGTGAGACGAGAGAATTGTGAAGAAATGAGCATGGTCCAGTCAAGTCTTGTATTAGCAGATCAGGGATTCACAAGCTCGACCCCAACCGAGGCTATTGCAAACCAATCTGCCATCAAGAAGCTGTGGAACTACAAAGCTAAACTAGACTATGTTAGGACTCCGATCCCTAAAAGCGAGCTTATAAAGATCTGGAGAAAGATGTTTGAAAACGATGGATCAGAGCTCTTGATGGTATACGCTTTTGGCGGGAAGATGGAGGAGTACTCAGACACAGCAACTCCGTATCCTCATAGAGCCGGGGTGCTGTACCAGCTGTTTAAGACTGTGCGTTTTAACGATCAAACTTCAGACACGACCCCAGCATCGCTCAGACGGCTAGCGTGGCTGCAAGGGTTTGATACGTTTTTGGAGCCGTATGTATCGAAAAACCCGAGGGAGGCGTATTTGAACTACCTTGATCTTGATTTGGGTGTTGGAAGTGAGACTTATGAGGAAGCAAGTATTTGGGGTGAGAGGTATTGGAagaaagaaaattttaaaaagttgATTCGAATCAAAGCTCAAGTGGATCCCCAGAATTTCTTTAGACACCCACAAAGTATACCGGTTTTCAACTAA